Genomic DNA from Synergistota bacterium:
AGCGGAAATCAAAGCTCTTGCGCAGAGACTTGAAGTAGCTAAGTTACTCGCCGAGGGGTATACCTATGCAAAGGTAGCTGAGGAAACAGGTGCAAGTTCTGCAACTATAAGCAGAGTAAAAAGAGCCTTGGAATACGGAGCAGGAGGATACGCTTTGGTAATTGAAAGACTCAAGAAGAAAGATAAAGAAGGTGATAAAGAAGAAGAGGTTTCCTAAAGCCATTATATTTGATATCGATGGGACGCTGCTTGACGTAAGACCTTCCTTTTACTCAACGATAATCAAGGCCTCCGAAACGTGGTGGAAGCTTATTGAAAAAAAAGTCCCTCCATTTGAGCCAGATTTAAGTCTAATAGAGGAATTCAAGAGATTTCCTGGGTTTAATGACGACTGGGAAGTTGCTATTTCTATTATCCTCATTCAGAAATGGCTTTTGCGTGAGAGTTCCTCTTTTCGAATTCGCTCTCCACATAAGATGCTTCA
This window encodes:
- a CDS encoding helix-turn-helix domain-containing protein, translated to MRSGRNSKRGGRPRKKRSLKGNWEKWRNEFTDQLCEALLCLETIEECYAFLEDIATIAEIKALAQRLEVAKLLAEGYTYAKVAEETGASSATISRVKRALEYGAGGYALVIERLKKKDKEGDKEEEVS